From the Chryseobacterium sp. G0201 genome, the window GCAGATAGGGATAATTTAAACTTCATTTTACCATTTATGCTCACCGGATACTCAATTTCATCTTCTATTAAGTACGTTTCATTCAATTCCGGAAATTTCTCAAATTCAATAGAAGTATCGTGTCCCAGTAGGTTCCAAAGCTCTTCACAGATGTGAGGAGCATATGGCGAGATGATAACGGCTAAAGGTTCAAGAATATTGCGTTTGTTACATTTTATTTTCTGTAATTCATTTACAGCAATCATAAATGAAGACACAGAAGTGTTGAAAGAGAAGTTTTCAATATCGTAAACTACTTTCTTTATCAATGTATGTAATACTTTATATTCTGCTTTTGTAGGTTCTTCGTCAGAAACTTCAAAAACCTCGCCATTAAAATACAGATTCCAGAATTTTTTCAGGAAACCGTAAACTCCACTTAGACCTTGCGTGTTCCAAGGCTTGGATTGTTCTAACGGTCCTAAGAACATTTCATACAATCTCAACCCGTCTGCTCCGTACTCTTCACAGATATCATCAGGATTTACAACATTGTATTTTGATTTGGACATTTTTTCTACTTCGCGGTCTGTGATGTATTTTCCATCTTCTAAAATAAATTCTGCATTTGCAAATTCTGAACGCCAATTTCTAAAAGCATCAACATCAAGCTCATCAGAAGTACCTTTTAAAAAAGCGATATCAATATGTATTTTTTGTGTTTGATAATCCTTTGCTAAATTTTTAGAAACAATTTTATTAGTCCCGTCAATTCTATAAATGAAAGCACTCATCCCTAAAATCATCCCTTGGTTGATCAATTTTTGGAAAGGCTCATCTTGAGTAATATATCCTCTGTCTTTTAAGAACATATTCCAGAAACGAGAATATAATAAGTGACCGGTTGCATGTTCGCTACCTCCAATATATAAATCTACTTGTCCCCAATAATCAGTTAATTCTTTATTAGCAAAAACCTCATCATTATTAGGATCCATATATCTAAGGAAATACCATGAGCTTCCTGCCCAACCCGGCATTGTAGATAACTCTAATGGAAATATCGTTTTATCATCAATTAAATCTGTAGCAACCTCTTTCTGGTTTGCTTCATCCCAAGCAAAAGTTTTTGAATTTCCTAATGGCGGATCCCCGTCTTCTGTTGGTAAATATTTTTCAACTTCAGGAAGTGCTAATGGTAAAGCAGAATTTGGCAACGTGTAAGGCATTCCATCTTTATAATAGATAGGAACCGGCTCGCCCCAATAACGCTGTCTTGAGAAAATAGCATCACGTTGTCTGTAATTCGTTGTTCCGTGACCAATTCCTTTTTTCTCAACGGCATCTATAATTAATGCTTTTGCTTCGTCATAGCTTAAACCATTCAAGAAATCTGAATTTACACAAACGCTGGTTTTAGAATCAAAAGATTTTTCCTGAACGTCTTCTTCAGTTTCTACAACTTTTTTAATTTCTAAATTAAATTTCTTTGCAAATCTGTGATCACGCTCGTCATGTGCAGGAACAGCCATTACAGCTCCCGTTCCGTAACCCATCAATACGTAATCTGAAATATAGATCGGCATCTTTTCATTACTGAAAGGATTGATCGCATAACTTCCCGTGAAAGCACCTGAAACGTTTTTCACGTCAGACATTCTGTCTCTTTCAGTTTTCTTGGAAGTTTCTTCAATATAAGTGTCTACCTCAGCTTTTTGTTCTGCTGTAGTAATGGTTTCCACTAAAGGATTTTCCGGCGCCAACACCATAAATGTTGCTCCGAAAATCGTATCAGGTCTTGTTGTGAAAACCTCAACGATCTCGTCGTGTAAATCGATATTAAATTTAACCTGCGCTCCTTGAGATTTTCCGATCCAGTATTCCTGGGCATCTTTCAAAGGTTGTGGCCAGTCTAATGTTTTAAGACCTTGCAACAATCTTTCAGAGTATGCAGAAATTCTCATGCTCCACTGCATCATTTTCTTTTGGAAAACAGGGAAACCTCCTCTTTCGGATTTTCCGTCTTTCACTTCGTCGTTTGCCAGAACTGTTCCTAGAGCAGGACACCAGTTAACAGTCGTTTCCGCTCTGTAAGACAAACGGTAATTTAACAGAATATCTTCTTTATCAATTTCAGAAGCTTCTTTCCATTCTTCTGCTGTGAAATTTAATTCATCGTTTTGATTGGCATTTAAATCTAATGATCCTTTTTCTTCAAAATGTTTGATCAAAGTGTTGATAGATTCTGCCTTGTCTGTATTTTTATTATACCAAGAATGGAACAATTCAATGAAAATCCATTGTGTCCATTTATAATATGAAGCGTCAGAAGTTCTTACTTCTCTGCTCCAGTCGAATGAAAAACCAATTTTTCTTAATTGCTCTTCATATCTGTTGATATTTTTTTCTGTAGTGATCGCAGGGTGCTGCCCTGTCTGAATTGCATATTGCTCAGCAGGCAGTCCGAAACTGTCGTAACCAACAGGGTGGAGAACATTAAAACCCTGATGTCTTTTATATCTCGCATAGATATCTGATGCAATATACCCAAGCGGGTGACCTACATGAAGTCCCGCCCCCGATGGATACGGAAACATATCGAGAACATAAAATTTTGGTTTGTCTGTGTTATTGGAAGTTTTGTACGTTTGATTGTCTTCCCAGTATTTCTGCCACTTTTTTTCTATCTGCTGATGATCGTAAAACACGTTGTTATTGATATTAGATGTTAGACTCTAGATGTTAGATTTATTATAATTCCAATTCTAGTATTTCACAAAAATAATGATTTTAATAGAAATGGAACTTTAATTTTCGATTAATTATAATTCATTTCAAAAACAAAAAGATCTCACCCGAAGATGAGACCTTTTTATTATTTATACCACTACTTTAATTATTGAGGAATCCTCTTAAAAGTATAGGTTCTGGTCTTATAAACGGTAGGATCTGAAGTTTCTTCTCTTATTGAGAGGTTCAGCGTAGTTTCATTAAGGGTAATTACTTTCCCGTTAGATGGCTCTACTGTTCCCTGATATTTTATCTGGATCGTTTTTTCGCCTTTGTCGTACGTATAATTGAAATTTCGGTCTGATGAAATAGCACACTGCCCCGGTGTAGCAGTATCATTCCATTCAGTTCTTTTACCCACTACCTCAGTATTAAACCTCCATCTGGATTGCTTCTGACAGTCGGTATAGGTGATCAGATCTGAAATAGGCTGTTCTCCCGTCTCTATAGTTGTGATGACTTCTTTTAGTGGCTGCCAAACACCTACAAGTGGAGCTTCAGCCGGAGTATCGTCATCATTATTACATCCCGTAGCTACGAATAATGATAAACCTGCAAATAGTAATGCTAATTTCTTCATGTATCAAATTTTTCAAGCGCTAAAATTATAATTTTTTTGATTTATTTAATAGTTTTTTGTGAAAAATTATTTCAAAAACCCATATTTCTAAAATTATTACGCCATATAGCTACAATATTACCACTATTTAACAAATATTGAACTATCTAAGAGTCCCATATATTTATTAAAAAAGTTATTTTTGCAAAAAAAACAAATGCAAGACATCGCGAAAAATAATTTTGACTTCATCCGTGTTCTCCTCGCTTTCATCGTTTTTGTTGGGCATTTAGGCTATCTAAGTACATCGCACTCATTAGAATTTCTAAAGCACAGTCCGGTAGAAGTAGGTGTTTTCGCATTTTTCATCGTCAGTGGTTTCTTGATCGCACGAAGCTATGAAAGAACGAGTACTTTAAAAAAATACGTCAAAAAGAGATTGAACAGAATCGTTCCTGCCTATTTACTGGTTGTGGTTTTATGTACCGTATTATTAAGTCTGGTAAGTACCGTTTCTTTTTCAGAATATTTCACGAGTCCGCAAACACTTAAATATCTTCTTTGGAATTCTGTATTTATGAATTTCATGGCTCCCAATCTTCCCGGAGTTTTCGGGAACGGAGCGGTAAATGGTGCACTTTGGACCTTAAAAATTGAAATGTGTTTTTACTTTTTAGTTCCGGTTCTCTTCTTGTTTTTTGGAAAGGATAATAAATATAGGAATATCAGTTTAATTGTATTTTATTTTCTGTCATTGGCCTATCTTAATTATTTTGAGATGACAGGAAAAGTAGAAATTTCAAGACAAATTCCCGGAGCATTGTGTTATTTCATTGGCGGAATGTTGGTTTATTTTAATTTTGAAAAATTTATTAAACATAAAAATATTCTTTTCATCATTGCCATTCTAACGGTTTGGATTGATTTGATTTTTAAAATTAAATTATTCTCACCCATCATGATAAGCATCATCGTTCTATATGTTGCCTATTCTTTTAAATTTTTAAATAACTTCGGGAAATACGGAGATTTCACGTATGGAATTTACATCTTCCACTTCCCTATTATCCGAGTATTTGCGACTTTGGGGTTATTTACCAATTACAATCCTTATTTCATGGCATTTATATGTATGCTGGTTGTAGTAGGTGTCGGAGTAAGTTCGTGGCACTTGTACGAAAAACGATTCTTATAATTATTAATATTCCCTCGTAAGTCTTTAAATCTATTTATATTTGCACAAATGAAAGAGCTTGTTTCCATCATCACTCCCTGCTATAATTCGGCAGAATTTATAGAAGAAACGATACAATCTGTACTCAACCAAACCTATGAAAACTGGGAATGGCTGATCACGGATGACCTTTCAAAAGATAATACAGTTGAAATTATCCGAAAATATAATGATCCGAGAATAAAACTGGAAGCTTTACAGCAAAACGGAGGCGCCGGAAATGCCAGAAATAAAAGTCTTGAAAGAGCCCAAGGAAGATACATTGCCTTCCTAGACTCCGATGATCTTTGGTATCCTAAATATCTGGAGACAATGACAAATTACATGCAGGAAAATAAGGTAGAACTTGTCTATTGCAACTATTCAAGGTGTGATGAGCATACAATGGAGCCTATTTTAAAGGATTTTCTTGCTGATAAAATCGTTACTTTTTCAAACTTGCTGAAAACCTGCAGACTTGCTCCGGTTTCCACAGTTTATGACACAAAAAGAGTCGGTAAATTTTTCTTTCCGATAAAAAGCAAACGAGAAGATCATGTGATGTGGCTGAATTTATTAAAAGAAATCCCAAAAGGTTATCCTATAAAAAAGACGTTAGCAAAATACAGAATGCGCGAAAACAGTGTTTCAAGAAAGAAGAAAAATATTATTAAAGACCAATATTTAGTATATAAAGATTTCATGGGATTTTCTACCGTAAAATCTTTGTATTACACGGCAAACTGGGCATTGAACGGATTTTTAAAATATTCTAAAATCTTTAATTAATGGAGTATTCAAAAGAATTTAAAGCCGCATTAAGTAATTTTTCTCCTGTAGAAAAAGACCGTCTTATTTTCAGATTGCTAAAAAAAGATAAACTTTTGTCTAAAAAACTGTATTTCGAATTGATCGACACGGAAACTACCGATGACAAGCGAGATGCAATGGAAGAAAATGTAAAGGAAAAAGTTCTTTTGGCTTCAAAATACATCGGAAATCAAAAATATTTCCAGACTATCATCAGAAAGATCAGTGCAGAAATAACGGAACATATAAAAATTACCACCGATAAATTCGGGGAAGTTTCTCTTCATATATTATTGATCAATGAAATTTTAGAAAATAATGAAGATCTCGGCAGACAAAGGTTTGACAATGTTTACAAACTTTATCTTTATATCATTAATAAAATTTTCAGAGCATTAATTTTAGTGAAAAAATTAGATGAAGATTACTGGATGGAATTTGATGAACTTCTAGCCGAGCTCCACAAAAAAATAAACCAAAATACGTATCTGCAGAAGCTTTGTATCAATAACAGTTTAGATTTAAATTGGCTGAAATGTGAAAATATTCCCGATAATTTGGATAAGATCATGAAGGAAATAAAAAGTCAGGGATTTTTAAGATAGAATTTTCTTTAGGATAATTTCTGTTGAATTCGGTTTTTCATCCACAAATTTCTTGGCATTGGTAGACATTTCGTTTAGTACTTCCTCATTATCACTATTCATAAGAAATAACACGAAATCTGCTGCTACATTTTCTTCTTCAAAAGATTTGCCACCGTTAGCTTTGATCAGATCATCAGCTTCAGGGTTTTTTCTATAATGATTTCCAAAAATCACAGGCATTCCGAAAGTAGCTGCTTCTAAAATATTATGAAGGCCGGCATCATGGAAACCACCTCCTACAACCGCAATATCAGCGTAAGAATAAAGTTTTGAAAGTAAACCAATACTGTCGATGATCAATAATTTACGATTGCTCAATGATGATTGATTTGTAATCTCGCTATATAATAAGGCATCAGGAAAAATCTGTTTTAAATTTTGTACCCTTTTCAAATCGTGAGGAGCAATAATCATCTTACTATCAGAATTTGCTTTAAAAATAATTTCCGCGATCTTTTCTTCCGAACTCCAAGAACTACCGAAAACAATTGTTTTTTTATTATCAATAAATTCTTTAATAAATTTCACATGATTATCTCTTTCCCGCAATTGTTTTACACGATCAAATCTTGTATCTCCGGCAATTGAAGATTTTTTTAACCCCACACTTTTAGCAAGCGCAAACGACATTTCTGTCTGGTGAAAAAACCAATCGATATTGTTTTGTAATTGCTTTACAAACCATTTCCCGTACGAAGTGAAGAAAGATTGATTTTCATAAAACAAGGCAGAAATAACGTAAGTTTTTGCGCCTTGACCTTTTAATTCGGCCAAAAGATTATACCAATAATCATACTTCACCGTAAAAAATAGTTCAGTTGTAAACTGAAAAACAAATTCTTTTATGGTTGATTTTTTATCGAAAGGCAAATAGCAAATAACATCTGCAATATGTTTCTTTTTAATCACATTTTCATACCCTGATGGAGAGAAAAAAGTGACGAGAATTTTATGTGTCGGGAACTGTTCTTTTAATTCCTCTAAAACCGGCAAACCTTGTTCATATTCACCTAAGCTTGCAGCATGCATCCAGATTACCTTATCGGATGGTGAAAGCTTAGATTTGATGATATGTAATGATTGTTTTCTTCCTTCAACGCCTTTTTTAGTTTTATCATTAAACAACGAAAAAACCTTCATTCCGAAAATGAGAAGATTAATGAATAAGGTATAAAGGAAAGACATATTATTTATTTTTCAAATTCAGTTCCGTAGCTATTTTTTTATTTGAATATTGATGTAAAAATGAAAACAGCAATTAAACTTCCAATAACTGAAAAAATAGCTGTAGCCATCGGAACTTTCGGCTTAGCTTTTTCATCAGACGAATACCTGAATGTGTAATCCTGACCATTTAGAAAGATCAATATGATCAACATAAGCAGCCATATCAGAAAAAAATTCATGATGAAAAACTGTGCATCTTTATTTGTTTCTGTAATTTCTACAGGAAAATTTGCAGTTTCAGGATGTTT encodes:
- a CDS encoding deoxyuridine 5'-triphosphate nucleotidohydrolase encodes the protein MEYSKEFKAALSNFSPVEKDRLIFRLLKKDKLLSKKLYFELIDTETTDDKRDAMEENVKEKVLLASKYIGNQKYFQTIIRKISAEITEHIKITTDKFGEVSLHILLINEILENNEDLGRQRFDNVYKLYLYIINKIFRALILVKKLDEDYWMEFDELLAELHKKINQNTYLQKLCINNSLDLNWLKCENIPDNLDKIMKEIKSQGFLR
- a CDS encoding 3-deoxy-D-manno-octulosonic acid transferase; the protein is MSFLYTLFINLLIFGMKVFSLFNDKTKKGVEGRKQSLHIIKSKLSPSDKVIWMHAASLGEYEQGLPVLEELKEQFPTHKILVTFFSPSGYENVIKKKHIADVICYLPFDKKSTIKEFVFQFTTELFFTVKYDYWYNLLAELKGQGAKTYVISALFYENQSFFTSYGKWFVKQLQNNIDWFFHQTEMSFALAKSVGLKKSSIAGDTRFDRVKQLRERDNHVKFIKEFIDNKKTIVFGSSWSSEEKIAEIIFKANSDSKMIIAPHDLKRVQNLKQIFPDALLYSEITNQSSLSNRKLLIIDSIGLLSKLYSYADIAVVGGGFHDAGLHNILEAATFGMPVIFGNHYRKNPEADDLIKANGGKSFEEENVAADFVLFLMNSDNEEVLNEMSTNAKKFVDEKPNSTEIILKKILS
- a CDS encoding DUF1648 domain-containing protein, translating into MIREVIFTSFDILNFVLIAFLWWFTIKNYKTLPKKIPVHFDVEGKPDNFGNKVFSFFTPSLALMFYVLFIFISKHPETANFPVEITETNKDAQFFIMNFFLIWLLMLIILIFLNGQDYTFRYSSDEKAKPKVPMATAIFSVIGSLIAVFIFTSIFK
- a CDS encoding lipocalin family protein; translation: MKKLALLFAGLSLFVATGCNNDDDTPAEAPLVGVWQPLKEVITTIETGEQPISDLITYTDCQKQSRWRFNTEVVGKRTEWNDTATPGQCAISSDRNFNYTYDKGEKTIQIKYQGTVEPSNGKVITLNETTLNLSIREETSDPTVYKTRTYTFKRIPQ
- a CDS encoding glycosyltransferase family 2 protein — its product is MKELVSIITPCYNSAEFIEETIQSVLNQTYENWEWLITDDLSKDNTVEIIRKYNDPRIKLEALQQNGGAGNARNKSLERAQGRYIAFLDSDDLWYPKYLETMTNYMQENKVELVYCNYSRCDEHTMEPILKDFLADKIVTFSNLLKTCRLAPVSTVYDTKRVGKFFFPIKSKREDHVMWLNLLKEIPKGYPIKKTLAKYRMRENSVSRKKKNIIKDQYLVYKDFMGFSTVKSLYYTANWALNGFLKYSKIFN
- a CDS encoding acyltransferase family protein translates to MQDIAKNNFDFIRVLLAFIVFVGHLGYLSTSHSLEFLKHSPVEVGVFAFFIVSGFLIARSYERTSTLKKYVKKRLNRIVPAYLLVVVLCTVLLSLVSTVSFSEYFTSPQTLKYLLWNSVFMNFMAPNLPGVFGNGAVNGALWTLKIEMCFYFLVPVLFLFFGKDNKYRNISLIVFYFLSLAYLNYFEMTGKVEISRQIPGALCYFIGGMLVYFNFEKFIKHKNILFIIAILTVWIDLIFKIKLFSPIMISIIVLYVAYSFKFLNNFGKYGDFTYGIYIFHFPIIRVFATLGLFTNYNPYFMAFICMLVVVGVGVSSWHLYEKRFL
- the leuS gene encoding leucine--tRNA ligase, which produces MFYDHQQIEKKWQKYWEDNQTYKTSNNTDKPKFYVLDMFPYPSGAGLHVGHPLGYIASDIYARYKRHQGFNVLHPVGYDSFGLPAEQYAIQTGQHPAITTEKNINRYEEQLRKIGFSFDWSREVRTSDASYYKWTQWIFIELFHSWYNKNTDKAESINTLIKHFEEKGSLDLNANQNDELNFTAEEWKEASEIDKEDILLNYRLSYRAETTVNWCPALGTVLANDEVKDGKSERGGFPVFQKKMMQWSMRISAYSERLLQGLKTLDWPQPLKDAQEYWIGKSQGAQVKFNIDLHDEIVEVFTTRPDTIFGATFMVLAPENPLVETITTAEQKAEVDTYIEETSKKTERDRMSDVKNVSGAFTGSYAINPFSNEKMPIYISDYVLMGYGTGAVMAVPAHDERDHRFAKKFNLEIKKVVETEEDVQEKSFDSKTSVCVNSDFLNGLSYDEAKALIIDAVEKKGIGHGTTNYRQRDAIFSRQRYWGEPVPIYYKDGMPYTLPNSALPLALPEVEKYLPTEDGDPPLGNSKTFAWDEANQKEVATDLIDDKTIFPLELSTMPGWAGSSWYFLRYMDPNNDEVFANKELTDYWGQVDLYIGGSEHATGHLLYSRFWNMFLKDRGYITQDEPFQKLINQGMILGMSAFIYRIDGTNKIVSKNLAKDYQTQKIHIDIAFLKGTSDELDVDAFRNWRSEFANAEFILEDGKYITDREVEKMSKSKYNVVNPDDICEEYGADGLRLYEMFLGPLEQSKPWNTQGLSGVYGFLKKFWNLYFNGEVFEVSDEEPTKAEYKVLHTLIKKVVYDIENFSFNTSVSSFMIAVNELQKIKCNKRNILEPLAVIISPYAPHICEELWNLLGHDTSIEFEKFPELNETYLIEDEIEYPVSINGKMKFKLSLSAQFSAKEVEDLVINDEKIQQILEGKTPKKIIVVHHRIVNIVI